From a single Nocardioides sp. dk884 genomic region:
- a CDS encoding SDR family NAD(P)-dependent oxidoreductase yields the protein MTHLAIVTGASRGIGRAMARRLASDGIAVAAVSRTLHPGDGALAGSLEETVQIITAEGGTARHFVADLGRPELDRAALIAEIEDAFGERVDILVNNAAAARHHGASFLDIDRTMFHDSVETNVWNTWDLMKAVVPSMRARGAGWIVNLSSRLAGPRVGPPYDSHPLLGSVLYGATKAAIDRLSTGAAMELYDDRIAVNTLAPNRGVATENAARAVPGWPSEPEETMAEANLLLCTADPRELTGRVAYSLGLITEFDRPVRTLDGTALLEGWQPSDIDAASLLPDHLVFNPAPPVPQALLQGADS from the coding sequence ATGACCCACCTCGCCATCGTCACCGGTGCCAGCCGCGGCATCGGCCGTGCCATGGCCCGCCGTCTCGCCTCCGACGGCATCGCCGTCGCCGCGGTCTCCCGCACGCTGCACCCGGGGGACGGGGCCCTGGCCGGGTCCCTGGAGGAGACCGTCCAGATCATCACGGCCGAGGGCGGCACCGCCCGCCACTTCGTCGCCGACCTCGGTCGTCCCGAGCTGGACCGGGCCGCGCTCATCGCCGAGATCGAGGACGCCTTCGGCGAGCGCGTCGACATCCTGGTCAACAACGCCGCCGCCGCCCGCCACCACGGCGCCTCGTTCCTCGACATCGACCGGACCATGTTCCACGACTCGGTGGAGACCAACGTCTGGAACACCTGGGACCTGATGAAGGCGGTCGTGCCCAGCATGCGTGCGCGGGGCGCCGGCTGGATCGTCAACCTGTCCTCCCGCCTCGCCGGCCCCCGCGTCGGGCCGCCGTACGACTCCCACCCGCTGCTCGGCTCGGTGCTCTACGGCGCCACCAAGGCCGCGATCGACCGGCTCAGCACCGGAGCGGCGATGGAGCTGTACGACGACCGGATCGCCGTCAACACGCTGGCCCCCAACCGGGGTGTGGCCACCGAGAACGCCGCCCGGGCGGTGCCCGGATGGCCCTCGGAGCCCGAGGAGACGATGGCGGAGGCCAACCTGCTGCTGTGCACCGCGGACCCCCGCGAGCTCACCGGACGGGTCGCCTACTCGCTGGGGCTGATCACGGAGTTCGACCGCCCGGTCCGCACCCTCGACGGCACGGCGCTCCTCGAGGGCTGGCAGCCCTCCGACATCGACGCCGCCTCGCTGCTGCCCGACCACCTGGTGTTCAACCCCGCGCCTCCGGTGCCTCAGGCGCTGCTGCAGGGCGCAGACTCGTGA
- a CDS encoding nitroreductase yields the protein MTSLSTRSVAEVAAARHSCRAFTDRLVEPSLVRDLLHTAQMAPSWCNVQPWQVHVTAGEQTDALRAFLAERIPESTASYDVAPPGPYTGVHAERRRESGLALYDSVGIARDDKAARFAQAWRNFTFFDAPHVAVLSVDRDLGPYALVDAGVWLSHFLLAATDAGIATIAQAAIASYSPLVHEFFDLPAERQVVCAVSFGYADESDVVNDFRTTRADLADVVDARGFASWE from the coding sequence GTGACGTCCTTGTCCACCCGTTCGGTCGCCGAGGTGGCCGCCGCCCGGCACAGCTGCCGCGCCTTCACCGATCGCCTCGTGGAGCCCTCGCTCGTCCGCGACCTGCTCCACACCGCGCAAATGGCGCCGTCGTGGTGCAACGTGCAGCCGTGGCAGGTGCACGTGACCGCCGGTGAGCAGACCGACGCGCTGCGCGCCTTCCTCGCCGAGCGGATCCCGGAGAGCACCGCGTCGTACGACGTCGCGCCGCCGGGGCCCTACACGGGCGTCCACGCCGAGCGGCGCCGCGAGTCCGGGCTGGCGCTCTACGACAGCGTGGGCATCGCCCGGGACGACAAGGCGGCACGGTTCGCGCAGGCCTGGCGCAACTTCACGTTCTTCGACGCCCCGCACGTGGCGGTCCTCAGTGTCGACCGCGACCTGGGCCCCTACGCGCTCGTCGACGCCGGGGTCTGGCTCTCGCACTTCCTGCTGGCGGCCACCGACGCCGGCATCGCCACGATCGCCCAGGCGGCGATCGCGTCGTACTCGCCGCTGGTGCACGAGTTCTTCGACCTGCCGGCCGAACGGCAGGTGGTCTGCGCCGTGAGCTTCGGGTACGCCGACGAGAGCGACGTGGTGAACGACTTCCGCACCACCCGCGCCGACCTGGCCGACGTGGTGGACGCCCGGGGATTCGCCTCGTGGGAGTGA
- a CDS encoding polysaccharide deacetylase family protein: MTTIKLRRGTAAQWATANPVLALGEPGYVTDTGLLKVGDGETPFGTLPGFLDEDVLRDTFASLNEAGELVVGGNVVEVAGSTGPRSGMTVAAPKRSSGLVTDTSSGFTDWYGQGTVGHTLTEKKAGKGSVVMTVKPNDAGQSMMLKELGSRDLSHQTFKLWVKCTDWTATAQVRFHTTHNNDFFYVSVKDAFASTEWVNNEWMELSVPRSAFGIQGAPAWDNIKMVSFLGWSRVDTTPTIWFNHLTAHPDGVAGKVSITFDDGFASNYSAATIMDEFGYVGNTFIIPELLGTSGYLTQAQVEDLHDRGWLIGGHGATNLAALSAAEAEAAVSRSYEYLASHGYRGSEHFAYPNGGNNEQVRGIVRRYFSSGRTINPNGNGQGYLNEFRINAVSVYDTQDDRQVTDLVDAAVANREWLILCFHKINDDTDHVAWTETRFRTLLTYLKNSGVSVAPMFTEALA, translated from the coding sequence ATGACCACGATCAAGCTGCGGCGAGGCACGGCCGCTCAGTGGGCGACTGCCAACCCGGTCCTCGCGCTCGGTGAGCCCGGGTATGTCACCGACACCGGCCTGCTCAAGGTCGGCGACGGTGAGACCCCGTTCGGCACCCTTCCGGGTTTCCTCGACGAGGACGTCCTCCGGGACACGTTCGCTTCGCTCAACGAGGCCGGCGAGCTTGTCGTCGGCGGCAACGTGGTTGAGGTAGCCGGATCAACGGGGCCCCGGTCCGGTATGACCGTGGCTGCACCCAAGAGGAGCAGCGGGCTCGTCACGGACACGAGCTCCGGCTTCACGGACTGGTACGGGCAGGGCACTGTCGGTCACACCCTGACGGAGAAGAAGGCTGGCAAGGGCTCGGTCGTGATGACCGTGAAGCCCAACGACGCCGGACAGTCGATGATGCTGAAGGAGCTGGGCAGCCGCGATCTGTCCCACCAGACCTTCAAGCTGTGGGTCAAGTGCACCGACTGGACGGCCACCGCTCAGGTCCGGTTCCACACCACCCACAACAACGACTTCTTCTACGTCAGCGTCAAGGACGCCTTCGCCTCCACCGAATGGGTCAACAACGAGTGGATGGAGCTGAGCGTCCCGCGCAGCGCGTTCGGCATCCAGGGAGCCCCGGCGTGGGACAACATCAAGATGGTGTCGTTCCTCGGCTGGAGCAGGGTCGACACCACGCCGACGATCTGGTTCAACCACCTCACGGCACACCCTGACGGGGTGGCAGGCAAGGTCAGCATCACGTTCGACGACGGCTTCGCCAGCAACTACAGCGCGGCGACGATCATGGACGAGTTCGGCTACGTCGGAAACACCTTCATCATCCCCGAGCTGCTGGGCACGAGCGGCTACCTGACGCAGGCACAGGTCGAGGACCTCCACGACCGCGGCTGGCTGATCGGTGGGCACGGGGCGACCAACCTCGCCGCCCTGTCCGCCGCCGAAGCGGAGGCGGCTGTCAGCCGCTCCTATGAGTACCTCGCCAGTCACGGCTACCGGGGCTCGGAGCACTTCGCCTATCCGAACGGCGGCAACAACGAGCAGGTCCGCGGCATCGTCCGCCGCTACTTCTCATCGGGCCGCACCATCAACCCCAACGGCAACGGGCAGGGCTACCTCAACGAGTTCCGGATCAACGCTGTCTCGGTGTACGACACCCAGGACGATCGCCAGGTGACCGATCTCGTCGATGCGGCGGTCGCGAACCGCGAGTGGCTCATCCTGTGCTTCCACAAGATCAACGACGACACCGACCATGTGGCGTGGACCGAGACCCGCTTCCGCACCCTGCTCACCTACCTCAAGAACAGCGGCGTCAGCGTGGCACCGATGTTCACCGAGGCTCTGGCCTGA
- a CDS encoding DNA gyrase/topoisomerase IV subunit B — translation MADNTYNAAHLLVLEGLEAVRKRPGMYIGSTDTRGLMHCLWEIIDNGVDEALGGHARSVEVTLHPDGSAEIHDDGRGIPTDKEPKTGLPGVEVVATKLHAGGKFGGGSYVATGGLHGVGLSVVNALSTRMDIDVQRSPAAQGLSFRRGVPGVFAADGPDADFEARSGLTRKGARVPKGRSGTTIRFWPDRQIFTKDATWVFDELVARARQTSFIVPGLELVIRDLRGPEMVEEKFRHDGGIAEFAEFLATDEPVTDVLRLQGTGTFTETVPLLDDKGHMTPQEVERELQVDVAVRWGTGYETQLRSFVNVIATPKGGTHVSGFEQAATRTFNDAMKAAKVLKVNDDDVTKDDVLEGMTAVVTVRLAEPQFEGQTKEILGTPAARSVVRKVVAAELKEFLTSTKRHEKAQARLVMEKVLGAAKTRIAARQHKETQRRKNALESSTLPAKLADCRSTDNDRTELFIVEGDSALGTAKLARNSAFQALLPIRGKILNVQKASVGDMLKNAECASIIQVVGAGSGRSFDLDARRYGRIIFMADADSDGAHIRCLLATLFFKYMPDLIREGRVYSAVPPLHRIELSNPKKGMDKYVYTYSDDELQRKLAELKKKNVRWKDPVQRYKGLGEMDADQLAETTMDPRRRTLRRITIDDADAATNVFELLMGSEVAPRKEFIVQGAYEVDVETLDA, via the coding sequence ATCGCCGACAACACCTACAACGCCGCCCACCTGCTGGTCCTGGAGGGCCTCGAGGCGGTCCGCAAGCGACCGGGGATGTACATCGGTTCCACCGACACCCGCGGTCTCATGCACTGCCTGTGGGAGATCATCGACAACGGCGTGGACGAGGCCCTCGGCGGCCACGCGCGCAGCGTCGAGGTCACCCTGCACCCGGACGGGTCCGCGGAGATCCACGACGACGGGCGCGGCATCCCCACCGACAAGGAGCCCAAGACCGGGCTGCCCGGCGTCGAGGTGGTGGCGACCAAGCTGCACGCGGGCGGCAAGTTCGGTGGTGGCTCGTACGTCGCCACCGGTGGTCTGCACGGCGTCGGCCTCTCGGTGGTCAACGCGCTCTCCACGCGCATGGACATCGACGTGCAGCGCTCGCCGGCGGCGCAGGGGCTCTCGTTTCGTCGCGGCGTTCCCGGCGTCTTCGCCGCCGACGGGCCGGACGCCGACTTCGAGGCGCGCTCGGGGCTGACCCGCAAGGGCGCCCGCGTGCCGAAGGGGCGCAGCGGCACCACGATCCGGTTCTGGCCGGACCGCCAGATCTTCACCAAGGACGCCACCTGGGTCTTCGACGAGCTCGTCGCGCGTGCCCGGCAGACCTCCTTCATCGTCCCGGGCCTCGAGCTGGTCATCCGCGACCTGCGCGGCCCGGAGATGGTCGAGGAGAAGTTCCGCCACGACGGTGGCATCGCGGAGTTCGCGGAGTTCCTGGCCACCGACGAGCCGGTGACCGACGTGCTGCGCCTGCAGGGCACGGGCACCTTCACCGAGACCGTGCCGCTGCTCGACGACAAGGGGCACATGACGCCCCAGGAGGTCGAGCGCGAGCTGCAGGTCGACGTGGCGGTGCGCTGGGGCACGGGCTATGAGACCCAGCTGCGCTCCTTCGTCAACGTGATCGCCACCCCGAAGGGCGGCACACACGTGTCCGGCTTCGAGCAGGCCGCGACCCGCACCTTCAACGACGCCATGAAGGCCGCCAAGGTGCTCAAGGTCAACGACGACGACGTCACCAAGGACGACGTGCTGGAGGGTATGACGGCGGTCGTGACGGTGCGCCTCGCCGAGCCGCAGTTCGAGGGCCAGACCAAGGAGATCCTCGGTACGCCTGCGGCTCGCAGCGTGGTCCGCAAGGTGGTCGCCGCCGAGCTCAAGGAGTTCCTGACCTCCACCAAGCGCCATGAGAAGGCCCAGGCCCGGCTGGTCATGGAGAAGGTCCTCGGTGCGGCCAAGACCCGGATCGCCGCCCGCCAGCACAAGGAGACCCAACGCCGCAAGAACGCGCTGGAGTCCTCGACCCTGCCGGCCAAGCTCGCCGACTGCCGCTCCACCGACAACGACCGCACCGAACTGTTCATCGTCGAGGGAGACTCCGCCCTCGGCACGGCCAAGCTGGCGCGTAACTCGGCGTTCCAGGCACTGCTGCCGATCCGCGGCAAGATCCTCAACGTCCAGAAGGCCTCCGTCGGCGACATGCTGAAGAACGCCGAGTGCGCCTCGATCATCCAGGTCGTGGGAGCGGGCTCGGGGCGCAGCTTCGACCTCGACGCGCGGCGCTACGGCCGGATCATCTTCATGGCCGACGCCGACTCCGACGGCGCCCACATCCGCTGCCTGCTGGCGACGTTGTTCTTCAAGTACATGCCCGACCTGATCCGTGAGGGCCGGGTCTACTCGGCGGTCCCGCCGCTGCACCGCATCGAGCTGTCCAACCCCAAGAAGGGGATGGACAAGTACGTCTACACCTATTCCGACGACGAGCTGCAGCGCAAGCTCGCCGAGCTGAAGAAGAAGAACGTGCGCTGGAAGGACCCGGTGCAGCGCTACAAGGGCCTGGGCGAGATGGACGCCGACCAGCTCGCGGAGACCACGATGGACCCGCGGCGCCGTACCCTGCGCCGGATCACCATCGACGACGCCGACGCCGCCACGAACGTCTTCGAGCTGCTGATGGGCTCGGAGGTCGCTCCGCGCAAGGAGTTCATCGTGCAGGGCGCCTACGAGGTCGATGTGGAGACGCTGGACGCCTGA
- a CDS encoding beta-class carbonic anhydrase — protein MDNDTEFADLLAANRDFASDFRYSGFDGIAKAGIAIVTCMDSRIDPLGMLGLQPGDAKIFRNPGGRVTEAATEAIVLGAHLLNVQRVLVVPHTRCAVASNSEEEIAARVSESAGTDATWHRFHVVEDQRRTLEMDVRKLRSHPLIPERVLIGGFIYDVDSGLLDRVV, from the coding sequence GTGGACAACGACACCGAATTCGCCGACCTGCTCGCTGCGAACCGCGACTTCGCCTCGGACTTCCGCTACAGCGGTTTCGACGGCATTGCGAAGGCCGGGATCGCCATCGTCACCTGCATGGACTCGCGCATCGACCCGCTCGGGATGCTCGGTCTCCAGCCGGGCGACGCCAAGATCTTCCGCAACCCCGGCGGCCGCGTCACCGAGGCCGCGACCGAGGCCATCGTGCTGGGCGCGCACCTGCTCAACGTGCAGCGCGTGCTCGTGGTCCCCCACACCCGCTGCGCCGTGGCCTCGAACTCCGAGGAGGAGATCGCCGCGCGCGTCTCCGAGTCCGCCGGCACCGACGCCACCTGGCACCGCTTCCACGTGGTCGAGGACCAGCGCCGCACCCTGGAGATGGACGTGCGCAAGCTCCGCAGCCACCCGCTGATCCCCGAGCGGGTCCTGATCGGCGGCTTCATCTACGACGTGGACAGCGGCCTGCTCGACCGGGTGGTCTGA
- a CDS encoding MFS transporter, translating into MSAAPAAPGDPERRVLTRPRLLLALASVAVAFAAADTYVVVLVLPEMSGSVGISPEELQRSAPIVSGFLLGYVAMLPLIGRIADLRGRVPVLLAALVLFAVGSLITTFAYDMTSMVGGRFLQGVGGGGLVPATLALVADLYPAHRRGVPLGVVSAVQEIGSVLGPLFGAVVMALADDWRVIFAVNLLVGVVLALAIRAAARGAGPASGAAAAGPPRVRFDWPGLGLALVLVLSAGLVFTLPPPLLRDLTWGQLFIPVVGRGRWLTPVGLVAVAALVLLTARCLTARRPLVDLRGWARSAREADLLGALFLSAALGGVVLAFATADPKIEVFSEQGLWYLLGAALAAGAFVWHVRRAEDPIVPRGALRAVPAWGAVLVSFFVGAALIAALIDIPLFARSTVHRDSQLLAALVLVRFLVALPVGAVLGGFLTRRVSAGVVTAAGMGLAAAGFGWMSTWNADALEHLSANVPLVLTGLGFGLALAPVNAAVLASTAHAVHGLASALVVVARMVGMLVGISALTTLGLRAYYAEQGDLPRVREVCEGASRCPAYSDLLREAGVAQEQTVFLGAAGCAVVAALLALALFRGAATRALPAGDLLRSAG; encoded by the coding sequence GTGAGCGCGGCACCGGCGGCGCCCGGCGACCCGGAGCGCCGGGTGCTGACCCGCCCGCGTCTGCTGCTGGCCCTGGCCTCGGTCGCGGTGGCCTTCGCGGCGGCCGACACCTATGTCGTGGTGCTGGTGCTGCCGGAGATGAGCGGGTCGGTCGGCATCTCACCGGAGGAGCTCCAGCGCTCGGCGCCGATCGTCTCGGGCTTCCTGCTCGGGTACGTCGCGATGCTGCCGCTGATCGGGCGCATCGCGGACCTGCGCGGGCGGGTCCCGGTGCTCCTCGCCGCGCTGGTGCTGTTCGCGGTCGGCTCGCTGATCACGACCTTCGCCTACGACATGACCTCGATGGTCGGCGGGCGGTTCCTCCAGGGCGTCGGCGGCGGCGGGCTGGTGCCCGCGACGCTGGCCCTGGTCGCCGACCTCTACCCCGCCCACCGGCGCGGGGTGCCGCTCGGCGTCGTCTCGGCCGTGCAGGAGATCGGCAGCGTGCTGGGCCCGCTGTTCGGCGCCGTCGTGATGGCGCTGGCCGACGACTGGCGGGTGATCTTCGCGGTCAACCTGCTCGTGGGTGTCGTGCTGGCCCTGGCCATCCGCGCCGCGGCACGCGGCGCCGGGCCCGCGTCCGGCGCCGCGGCCGCAGGCCCGCCACGGGTCCGCTTCGACTGGCCGGGGCTGGGCCTGGCCCTGGTGCTCGTGCTCAGCGCCGGGCTGGTCTTCACGCTGCCGCCGCCGCTGCTGCGCGACCTGACGTGGGGACAGCTGTTCATCCCCGTCGTCGGCAGAGGCCGCTGGCTGACTCCCGTCGGGCTGGTCGCCGTCGCGGCGCTGGTGCTGCTCACCGCGCGCTGCCTCACCGCCCGGCGACCGCTGGTGGACCTGCGCGGCTGGGCCCGCAGCGCCCGCGAGGCCGACCTGCTCGGCGCACTGTTCCTGTCCGCGGCGCTGGGCGGGGTGGTGCTCGCCTTCGCGACCGCCGACCCCAAGATCGAGGTCTTCTCCGAGCAGGGGCTGTGGTACCTCCTCGGCGCCGCCCTGGCCGCCGGCGCCTTCGTGTGGCACGTGCGGCGAGCCGAGGACCCGATCGTGCCGCGGGGCGCGCTGCGCGCCGTACCGGCCTGGGGGGCGGTGCTCGTGAGCTTCTTCGTGGGCGCCGCCCTGATCGCGGCGCTGATCGACATCCCGCTGTTCGCCCGCTCGACGGTGCACCGCGACTCCCAGCTGCTCGCCGCGCTCGTGCTGGTGCGGTTCCTGGTGGCTCTGCCGGTCGGCGCCGTCCTCGGCGGGTTCCTGACCCGCCGGGTGAGCGCCGGCGTCGTGACCGCCGCCGGGATGGGCCTGGCCGCGGCCGGCTTCGGGTGGATGAGCACCTGGAACGCCGACGCCCTCGAGCACCTGTCCGCCAACGTGCCGCTGGTGCTGACCGGGCTCGGGTTCGGCCTCGCGCTGGCGCCGGTCAACGCCGCCGTCCTGGCCAGCACCGCCCACGCCGTGCACGGGCTGGCCAGCGCGCTGGTGGTGGTGGCGCGGATGGTCGGCATGCTGGTCGGCATCTCGGCGCTCACCACCCTCGGCCTGCGGGCGTACTACGCCGAGCAGGGCGACCTCCCGAGGGTCCGCGAGGTCTGCGAGGGCGCCAGCCGCTGCCCGGCGTACTCCGACCTGCTGCGGGAGGCGGGCGTGGCCCAGGAGCAGACGGTGTTCCTCGGCGCGGCCGGGTGCGCGGTGGTCGCGGCGCTGCTCGCGCTGGCGCTGTTCCGCGGCGCAGCGACGCGGGCGCTCCCGGCGGGCGACCTGCTGCGCTCGGCGGGCTGA
- a CDS encoding LppX_LprAFG lipoprotein: MRRSLPARAAVAALTLALTASACSGDDGSGDGSETPEDVLAEAKTTFDETSGVRITLHTDDLPEGLEGLIGADGVGTRAPAFEGTIKVRYSGFEPDVPVVAVDDVVYAQLPLSTGWSDIDPGEFGAPDPAQLMSPEAGFSSLLPATTDLEQGEQVRGGTDNRDVLTEYTGTVPGSAVENIIPTASGDFDAAYTVSDDGELREVVLTGVFYPDSESMTYTIGFSDYGTSQDITAP, from the coding sequence ATGCGCCGATCCCTCCCCGCGCGCGCCGCTGTCGCCGCGCTGACCCTGGCCCTGACCGCGAGCGCGTGCTCCGGCGACGACGGGTCCGGGGACGGCTCCGAGACGCCCGAGGACGTCCTGGCCGAGGCCAAGACGACCTTCGACGAGACCAGCGGGGTGCGGATCACCCTGCACACCGACGACCTGCCCGAGGGCCTCGAGGGCCTGATCGGCGCCGACGGCGTGGGCACCCGCGCCCCGGCCTTCGAGGGGACCATCAAGGTCCGCTACTCCGGCTTCGAGCCGGACGTGCCGGTCGTCGCCGTCGACGACGTCGTCTACGCCCAGCTCCCGCTGAGCACCGGCTGGTCCGACATCGATCCCGGGGAGTTCGGCGCGCCCGACCCGGCGCAGCTGATGAGCCCCGAGGCGGGCTTCTCCTCACTGCTGCCCGCCACCACCGACCTCGAGCAGGGCGAGCAGGTCCGCGGCGGCACCGACAACCGCGACGTGCTGACCGAGTACACCGGCACCGTGCCCGGCTCCGCGGTCGAGAACATCATCCCGACCGCGTCGGGCGACTTCGACGCGGCGTACACCGTCTCCGACGACGGCGAGCTGCGCGAGGTCGTGCTGACCGGGGTGTTCTACCCCGACTCCGAGTCGATGACCTACACGATCGGGTTCAGCGACTACGGCACCAGCCAGGACATCACGGCCCCGTGA
- a CDS encoding DNA gyrase/topoisomerase IV subunit A — translation MARRSKTPELPDDFEEHILDTDIQQEMESSFLEYAYSVIYSRALPDARDGLKPVQRRILYTMNDMRLLPDRGHVKSARVVGEVMGRLHPHGDSAIYDAMVRMAQPWSMRVPFIDGHGNFGSPDDSPAAMRYTEARMAPAAVAMTQSIDEDTVDFRPNYDSRELEPSVLPAAIPNLVVNGTTGIAVGMATNMAPHNLVEVVQALRHLIKTPRASLEDLMRFIPGPDLPTGGKIVGLSGIRDAYETGRGVFKMRATARIETIGRRKGIVVTELPYGVGTEKVMERIKTQVQAKKLLGIADLKDLTDRENGLQLVIEVKNGFHPEAILEQLYKQTPMEDSFGVNNVALVEGQPRTMGLKEMLEVFLEHRFTVVRRRSVFRRGKAADRLHLLEGLLIAILDIDEVIALIRASDSAEQARTRLMQVFDLSEAQASYILEMQLRRLTRFSKLELEKESEDLRRTIEELDAILGDEAQLRRVVSEELAEVAKTYGTPRRTVLLESSGSDPKAAAGPLEVADDPCFAFLGSDGRLARTNNDQAVGTGGGRSNHDVIVSAVRTTVRGEIGVLTSHGRVLRLGVLDLPALPGSANEPNLQGGVPLQDLLALAQGERALALCSLATEGPGLALGTRQGVVKRVNPEVLNRDEWEVIRLADGDEVVGAVELTTGEETLCFVTAQAQLLQFGADAVRPQGRTGGGVAGIRLGDGDRVVFFGAFEPADAVLVTASGSSTALPGTEAGAVKVTSFAEYPPKGRATGGVRCHRFLKGEDALVFAWAGVGPARAASDSGTPVELPDATGRRDGSGLPASQPIAACAGPVAARLGVIDGPDGPAGPDASAPDAVEG, via the coding sequence ATGGCACGGCGTTCGAAGACCCCAGAGCTCCCCGATGACTTCGAGGAGCACATCCTCGACACCGACATCCAGCAGGAGATGGAGTCCTCCTTCCTCGAGTACGCCTACTCCGTCATCTACTCCCGGGCGCTCCCCGACGCGCGCGACGGCCTCAAGCCGGTGCAGCGCCGCATCCTCTACACGATGAACGACATGCGGCTGCTGCCCGACCGCGGCCATGTCAAGAGCGCCCGCGTCGTCGGTGAGGTGATGGGTCGCCTGCACCCGCACGGCGACAGCGCGATCTACGACGCGATGGTGCGCATGGCGCAGCCGTGGTCGATGCGCGTGCCGTTCATCGACGGGCACGGCAACTTCGGCTCCCCCGACGACTCCCCCGCCGCGATGCGCTACACCGAGGCCCGGATGGCGCCGGCGGCGGTCGCGATGACCCAGTCGATCGACGAGGACACCGTCGACTTCCGCCCCAACTACGACAGCCGCGAGCTCGAGCCGTCCGTGCTGCCCGCGGCGATCCCCAACCTCGTCGTCAACGGCACCACCGGCATCGCTGTCGGCATGGCCACCAACATGGCGCCGCACAACCTGGTCGAGGTCGTCCAGGCGCTGCGCCACCTGATCAAGACGCCGCGGGCCTCCCTCGAGGACCTGATGCGCTTCATCCCCGGCCCCGACCTGCCCACCGGCGGCAAGATCGTCGGCCTCAGCGGCATCCGCGACGCCTACGAGACCGGGCGCGGGGTGTTCAAGATGCGCGCCACCGCGCGCATCGAGACCATCGGTCGCCGCAAGGGCATCGTGGTCACCGAGCTGCCCTACGGCGTGGGCACCGAGAAGGTGATGGAGCGGATCAAGACCCAGGTCCAGGCCAAGAAGCTGCTCGGCATCGCCGACCTCAAGGACCTCACGGACCGGGAGAACGGCCTGCAGCTGGTCATCGAGGTCAAGAACGGCTTCCACCCCGAGGCGATCCTCGAGCAGCTGTACAAGCAGACCCCGATGGAGGACTCCTTCGGCGTCAACAACGTCGCCCTGGTCGAGGGCCAGCCCCGCACGATGGGCCTCAAGGAGATGCTCGAGGTCTTCCTCGAGCACCGCTTCACCGTCGTACGCCGTCGCTCGGTGTTCCGCCGCGGCAAGGCCGCCGACCGCCTCCACCTCCTCGAGGGCCTGCTGATCGCGATCCTCGACATCGACGAGGTGATCGCGCTGATCCGCGCCAGCGACAGCGCCGAGCAGGCCCGGACCCGCCTGATGCAGGTCTTCGACCTCAGCGAGGCCCAGGCGAGCTACATCCTCGAGATGCAGCTGCGCCGCCTGACCCGCTTCTCCAAGCTCGAGCTGGAGAAGGAGAGCGAGGACCTGCGCCGCACCATCGAGGAGCTCGACGCGATCCTCGGCGACGAGGCCCAGCTGCGCCGGGTCGTCTCCGAGGAGCTCGCCGAGGTCGCCAAGACCTACGGCACCCCGCGGCGTACCGTGCTGCTGGAGTCCTCCGGCAGCGACCCGAAGGCCGCGGCCGGTCCCCTCGAGGTCGCCGACGACCCGTGCTTCGCGTTCCTCGGCTCCGACGGCCGGCTCGCGCGCACCAACAACGACCAGGCCGTCGGCACCGGCGGCGGGCGCAGCAACCACGACGTGATCGTCTCCGCGGTGCGCACCACGGTGCGTGGCGAGATCGGTGTGCTCACCTCGCACGGGCGGGTGCTGCGCCTCGGCGTCCTCGACCTGCCGGCGCTGCCCGGCTCCGCCAACGAGCCCAACCTCCAGGGCGGCGTCCCGCTGCAGGACCTGCTCGCGCTGGCCCAGGGCGAGCGCGCGCTCGCGCTGTGCTCGCTGGCCACCGAGGGCCCCGGTCTCGCGCTGGGCACCCGTCAGGGCGTGGTCAAGCGGGTCAACCCCGAGGTCCTCAACCGCGACGAGTGGGAGGTGATCCGGCTCGCGGACGGCGACGAGGTCGTCGGCGCGGTCGAGCTCACGACCGGCGAGGAGACGCTCTGCTTCGTCACCGCGCAGGCCCAGCTGCTGCAGTTCGGCGCCGACGCCGTACGCCCGCAGGGCCGCACCGGCGGCGGCGTGGCCGGCATCCGGCTCGGTGACGGCGACCGGGTGGTGTTCTTCGGCGCCTTCGAGCCCGCCGACGCCGTGCTGGTCACCGCGTCGGGCTCCTCGACCGCGCTGCCGGGCACCGAGGCCGGCGCGGTGAAGGTGACGTCGTTCGCGGAGTACCCGCCCAAGGGTCGCGCGACCGGAGGCGTGCGCTGCCACCGCTTCCTCAAGGGCGAGGACGCGCTGGTCTTCGCGTGGGCCGGCGTCGGCCCGGCGCGGGCGGCCTCCGACTCCGGCACCCCCGTCGAGCTGCCGGACGCCACCGGGCGCCGGGACGGCTCCGGCCTGCCCGCCAGCCAGCCGATCGCGGCGTGCGCCGGGCCGGTGGCGGCCCGGCTGGGGGTCATCGACGGGCCTGACGGACCCGCCGGACCCGACGCGTCAGCGCCCGACGCTGTGGAAGGCTGA